Proteins from one Ketobacter alkanivorans genomic window:
- the murI gene encoding glutamate racemase — translation MQNPTFLIIDSGVGGLSIWHEIQQRIPHAHACYVADNGAYPYGALAEQVLVERLLSLLPELEQRYQPDIIVIACNTASTVVLDHLRAQISTPIIGVVPAIKPAAELSVSRQVTLLATPGTIKRQYTDRLIQEFGKGCAFTRIGSHELVHEAERKLRGLPVNMDTIRQELAPLIQPNNNTDVLILGCTHFPFLKDEISQLIPAGIRVIDSGNAIARRAQQLLDNLAATTGHETHLTTNTFLFTAESGEAHNLEPGILHFGFDKIQFLTKSTTQNEQKSGAS, via the coding sequence ATGCAGAATCCAACATTTCTTATTATCGATTCCGGAGTGGGCGGCCTGTCCATCTGGCATGAAATCCAACAACGCATTCCCCATGCTCACGCTTGCTATGTGGCCGACAATGGGGCCTACCCTTATGGCGCTCTGGCAGAGCAGGTCCTGGTGGAACGCTTACTGAGCCTGCTGCCTGAACTGGAACAACGTTACCAACCTGACATCATCGTCATCGCCTGCAACACCGCCAGCACAGTGGTGCTGGATCACTTGAGAGCGCAGATCAGCACTCCGATTATCGGCGTGGTGCCTGCCATCAAGCCCGCCGCCGAGCTAAGTGTCAGTCGCCAGGTCACATTGCTGGCCACACCAGGTACCATCAAACGACAGTACACCGACCGCCTGATACAGGAGTTCGGTAAAGGCTGCGCTTTCACCCGCATAGGCTCCCATGAGCTGGTTCATGAGGCAGAACGAAAACTGCGTGGACTGCCGGTCAATATGGACACCATCAGACAAGAATTAGCACCGCTGATTCAACCCAACAACAACACCGATGTACTTATACTGGGCTGTACACATTTCCCCTTTTTAAAGGATGAAATCAGCCAGTTGATACCCGCTGGTATACGCGTAATTGACAGCGGTAACGCCATTGCTCGCCGCGCCCAACAGCTGTTAGACAACCTGGCGGCCACTACGGGTCATGAAACACATCTCACAACCAACACCTTTCTATTCACTGCTGAAAGCGGCGAGGCACACAATCTGGAGCCGGGAATACTGCACTTTGGCTTCGATAAAATTCAGTTTCTTACCAAAAGCACAACACAAAACGAACAAAAATCTGGTGCATCCTAA
- a CDS encoding OmpA family protein encodes MKRIILPISISLLAASAVAENKEGQIVINPAVSYIKFDNDRLPDEADGFGLGVEYRFGPNWAAEVAAFRNDGDQQTDVTQLKLDGLYYFTKDGTVQPYVGAGIGHADFDSPSAALDGGETQVNLGGGLRFNFNEAWSARWDLRGIYGIDDNDTDMMTTLGVSYAFGGESQPKPVEKAPVVVAAPADTDGDGVIDSKDKCPGTAAGVKVDANGCALDSDGDGVTDNNDQCPDTEAGAAVDEKGCVGVVQTVTVESIELKLQFPSNSDVIQDQYQPELKVVADFLKKHTDLEVEIEGHTDSQGAAAYNKKLSQKRADSVKNELVGRYGVAAERIKAVGYGEEKPVASNDTADGRKENRRVVAVMQKEVMK; translated from the coding sequence ATGAAACGCATAATACTACCTATTTCCATTTCTCTGTTGGCTGCTTCTGCTGTTGCCGAGAACAAGGAAGGCCAAATCGTAATCAACCCTGCGGTTTCCTATATCAAATTCGATAATGACCGCTTACCGGATGAGGCAGATGGCTTTGGTCTGGGTGTGGAATACCGCTTTGGCCCAAACTGGGCTGCCGAAGTGGCTGCTTTCCGTAACGACGGTGATCAGCAAACCGATGTTACTCAGTTGAAGCTGGACGGTTTGTACTACTTCACTAAAGATGGCACTGTTCAGCCATACGTGGGTGCTGGTATCGGCCATGCCGATTTTGATAGCCCCAGCGCTGCTCTTGACGGTGGTGAAACCCAAGTAAATCTGGGCGGTGGTTTGCGCTTTAACTTTAACGAAGCCTGGTCAGCACGCTGGGATCTGCGCGGCATTTACGGAATCGACGATAACGATACCGATATGATGACCACCTTGGGCGTAAGCTATGCATTCGGCGGCGAAAGCCAGCCCAAGCCGGTAGAGAAAGCACCGGTTGTGGTGGCTGCACCGGCTGATACCGATGGCGATGGCGTGATTGACTCGAAAGATAAGTGCCCTGGCACGGCTGCTGGTGTGAAAGTTGATGCTAATGGTTGTGCATTGGATAGCGACGGTGACGGCGTAACTGATAATAACGATCAGTGCCCTGACACTGAGGCTGGTGCGGCCGTTGACGAAAAAGGCTGTGTTGGTGTGGTTCAAACAGTAACCGTTGAAAGCATCGAGCTGAAATTGCAGTTCCCATCCAACTCGGATGTCATTCAGGATCAGTATCAGCCTGAGTTGAAAGTAGTTGCTGATTTCCTTAAAAAGCATACTGATCTGGAAGTTGAAATCGAAGGCCATACTGACAGCCAGGGCGCAGCAGCATACAACAAAAAATTGTCTCAGAAGCGCGCTGACTCTGTGAAGAACGAGCTGGTTGGTCGTTACGGTGTTGCTGCAGAGCGTATCAAGGCGGTTGGATACGGTGAAGAAAAGCCAGTTGCCAGTAACGATACTGCGGATGGCCGTAAAGAAAACCGCCGTGTTGTAGCGGTCATGCAGAAAGAAGTAATGAAGTAA
- a CDS encoding response regulator, translating into MSNKLALVVDDSRMARHVLSKMLSEQGIDVDSVESGEEALGYLCGKKPSMIFMDHTMPGMDGFQCLRAIKNDPHTAMIPIIMYTSKEGEVYESQARALGAVDVLPKTLKPLMLAKMLERQNLLPHQTSSVPVAQSVGRAANDVVIVDNEPVAEPAAPAVKEDHPELEALENRIEQLTNQLQGMNSQNDARSNRSARYQYLGLGLCIALIGWLLMSNNRLMQEMTMMQTDKRKLEDTLQLQTQQNEDMREQLSSQIDTQVQQSDAHNRRFYESIEWALNEDGQFAWDEKPFNDRLAATLSQLAQNLRSVGFVGEISIRSHLGRFCLLTDSNGEPALPDTEMTLANCEIIQLSPSLAESLGNDQTPGFERFIVAFQSEYGEDIELSLSTAGDRRPVARYPSQDPDVSAQRWNSAASRNQRIEISINPY; encoded by the coding sequence ATGTCGAATAAGCTGGCTCTGGTAGTCGACGATTCCCGTATGGCCCGTCACGTTCTCAGCAAAATGCTGTCTGAGCAGGGTATTGACGTGGATTCCGTTGAGTCTGGGGAAGAGGCCCTGGGTTACCTTTGCGGTAAGAAACCCAGCATGATATTCATGGATCACACCATGCCCGGCATGGACGGTTTCCAATGTCTGCGGGCCATCAAAAATGATCCTCATACGGCAATGATCCCCATCATCATGTACACCTCCAAAGAGGGTGAAGTATATGAGAGCCAGGCGCGGGCATTGGGTGCGGTGGATGTACTACCCAAAACCCTGAAACCGCTGATGCTGGCCAAGATGCTGGAACGGCAAAACTTATTACCTCATCAGACCTCATCCGTACCAGTAGCGCAATCTGTGGGCCGAGCTGCCAATGATGTCGTTATTGTCGATAACGAGCCGGTTGCCGAACCTGCCGCCCCAGCCGTTAAAGAGGATCATCCCGAGCTGGAGGCACTGGAAAACCGCATCGAACAACTCACCAATCAATTGCAGGGCATGAACAGTCAGAATGATGCCCGAAGCAACCGCAGTGCTCGATACCAGTACCTGGGATTAGGCCTATGCATCGCATTGATTGGGTGGCTGCTGATGAGCAATAACCGCCTCATGCAAGAAATGACCATGATGCAGACCGACAAGCGCAAGCTGGAAGACACCCTGCAGCTGCAAACCCAGCAAAATGAAGACATGCGCGAACAGCTCAGCTCCCAGATCGACACTCAGGTTCAGCAAAGTGATGCTCACAACCGACGTTTCTATGAAAGTATTGAGTGGGCCTTGAATGAGGACGGCCAGTTCGCTTGGGATGAAAAGCCTTTTAACGACAGGCTTGCAGCCACTCTTTCACAGCTGGCCCAAAACCTGCGCAGCGTAGGTTTCGTGGGTGAAATCAGCATCCGTAGCCACCTGGGGCGTTTCTGCCTGCTCACTGACAGCAATGGCGAGCCCGCGCTACCAGATACAGAGATGACTCTGGCCAATTGCGAAATCATCCAGCTTTCACCCAGCCTGGCCGAAAGCCTCGGCAACGATCAAACCCCAGGCTTCGAACGCTTCATCGTTGCCTTTCAGTCCGAATACGGTGAAGACATAGAACTTAGCCTGTCTACCGCTGGTGACAGGCGTCCGGTGGCCCGTTATCCCAGCCAGGATCCCGATGTTAGCGCCCAGCGTTGGAACAGCGCAGCCTCACGTAATCAACGTATCGAAATATCCATAAACCCCTACTGA
- a CDS encoding DUF481 domain-containing protein has translation MKHKITILALAISPCVAFAADETENKLWTGEANLAYIDNSGNTESTNIDFRSKATREGEQWRNLFKLEASNETAEQVDANGDKSEVRTAEKYFASGKAEYKIGEKSYLFGLAEYTDDRFSGYDYEASLTFGYGRDLLRTDKHELSADAGVGYRESKLSETGDVEEEAVLRLGALYLWKISETATFDEDFSTEIGEDKTVTKSFTRLRLKINGSLNASIAYEIKHTDEVPEGVKNSDRKLLVGLNYTF, from the coding sequence ATGAAACATAAGATCACAATACTGGCTTTGGCCATCTCACCTTGTGTTGCATTTGCAGCCGATGAAACCGAAAACAAACTGTGGACCGGTGAAGCCAACCTGGCTTATATCGATAACTCTGGCAATACCGAGAGCACTAATATCGATTTTCGCAGCAAGGCTACCCGTGAAGGCGAACAGTGGCGTAACCTGTTCAAGCTGGAAGCCAGCAATGAGACCGCTGAACAGGTCGATGCCAACGGCGATAAAAGTGAAGTACGTACCGCCGAGAAGTACTTTGCATCAGGCAAGGCAGAATACAAAATAGGTGAGAAATCCTACTTGTTCGGCTTGGCTGAGTATACGGACGATCGTTTTAGTGGCTACGATTACGAAGCCTCCCTTACCTTCGGTTATGGTCGCGACCTGCTGAGAACCGATAAACACGAACTTTCAGCTGACGCCGGTGTTGGTTATCGTGAATCCAAGCTCTCGGAAACGGGTGATGTAGAAGAAGAGGCCGTGCTGCGTTTGGGTGCACTCTATCTTTGGAAGATTTCAGAAACTGCCACCTTTGATGAAGATTTCAGTACTGAAATTGGTGAAGATAAAACGGTAACCAAATCTTTTACCCGTTTGCGTTTGAAAATTAACGGTAGTCTGAACGCATCGATTGCTTATGAAATCAAGCACACCGACGAAGTGCCGGAAGGCGTTAAGAACTCGGATCGCAAGTTGTTAGTGGGTTTGAACTATACCTTCTAG
- a CDS encoding HNH endonuclease, translating into MQMNTRILRLNKAGVPLQWLDREDAATLLVKGLVVWSLGDTTVTIRGGINCHGLRSILNIPTIIATNGDVHYNDHHVPAVCNRLLFRRDRNTCMYCGDQFNQERLTRDHIIPRSRGGSESWTNLVAACRRCNQRKSDKTPEEACMPLLAIPFKPNKMEYLALANRNILSDQMSFLRSGFSKHMRIN; encoded by the coding sequence ATGCAGATGAATACCCGCATTTTGCGGCTTAACAAGGCCGGTGTGCCACTACAATGGCTGGACCGTGAAGACGCAGCGACCCTGCTGGTTAAAGGGCTCGTTGTGTGGTCGCTGGGTGACACCACCGTCACTATCCGTGGGGGCATCAACTGCCACGGATTGCGCTCAATTTTGAATATCCCAACCATCATTGCCACGAACGGAGATGTTCACTACAACGATCATCACGTACCCGCCGTGTGCAACCGCCTACTGTTCCGACGCGATCGCAATACCTGCATGTACTGCGGTGATCAGTTCAATCAGGAACGGCTTACTCGGGACCACATCATCCCTCGCTCACGGGGGGGCAGTGAAAGCTGGACCAACCTGGTAGCGGCGTGCCGACGCTGCAATCAGCGCAAAAGCGATAAGACACCCGAAGAGGCCTGCATGCCTCTGCTGGCGATCCCATTTAAACCCAATAAGATGGAGTATCTGGCGCTGGCAAACCGCAATATACTGAGCGATCAAATGAGTTTTTTGCGCTCAGGCTTTTCCAAGCATATGCGCATAAACTAA
- a CDS encoding metal-dependent hydrolase, with protein sequence MGSYQAQVAVGVEVKPRQMDFNFPDEIPRYWFDDNPYITHFLNALSSVFPEGERFFIETVRHYQNQIDDPQLLKDIRGFIGQEAHHGKQHEAFNQLIEKQGYPLGAFGRFVKKRLAATRDFLSPAQRLGITIALEHFTAILAHQALADPTFTAKAPQPFKNLILWHAIEETEHKAVAYDVFQTVCGDNAIRKGTMMRVSVFFWVHIFSLQAILLWRDGMPIRPIKFFDAVNFLIGKPGLLRKVARDYLDYYKSDFHPWQHDNRDLIANWKTQFSDLANQVKS encoded by the coding sequence ATGGGTAGCTATCAGGCACAGGTGGCCGTCGGGGTGGAAGTAAAACCACGGCAGATGGACTTCAATTTCCCCGATGAAATTCCTCGGTACTGGTTTGACGATAACCCTTACATTACTCATTTCCTGAATGCTTTGTCGTCTGTCTTTCCTGAAGGTGAACGCTTCTTTATAGAAACTGTCCGCCACTATCAAAATCAGATTGATGACCCGCAGCTACTGAAAGACATTCGCGGCTTCATCGGACAAGAAGCTCACCATGGCAAACAGCATGAAGCATTCAACCAACTGATTGAAAAGCAGGGCTACCCCCTTGGTGCATTCGGCCGCTTTGTTAAAAAACGACTGGCGGCCACCCGCGACTTTCTCAGCCCGGCCCAACGACTGGGCATCACCATCGCGCTGGAACATTTCACCGCCATACTCGCCCATCAGGCACTAGCCGATCCGACGTTTACCGCCAAAGCACCCCAGCCGTTTAAAAACCTGATCCTGTGGCACGCCATTGAAGAAACCGAACACAAAGCCGTGGCCTACGATGTATTTCAAACGGTATGCGGCGACAACGCTATTCGCAAAGGCACCATGATGCGGGTTAGTGTGTTTTTCTGGGTTCATATTTTTTCGCTGCAGGCAATCTTGCTATGGCGGGATGGCATGCCAATACGCCCCATAAAGTTTTTTGATGCCGTCAACTTTCTGATTGGAAAACCGGGCCTGTTGCGCAAAGTGGCGCGCGACTACCTGGATTATTACAAATCAGACTTTCATCCCTGGCAGCATGACAACCGTGATCTGATTGCCAACTGGAAAACCCAGTTTTCAGATCTCGCCAATCAAGTAAAGTCTTGA
- a CDS encoding 4-hydroxyphenylacetate 3-hydroxylase family protein, translating into MNDMVQQKLRSQYTADDVWSQFKPIVTGDDYVESLRGRNLTVYLFGEQIKEPVDHPMIWPSINALKATYDLATDEPELASATSHLNGEKVNRFLHIPHSAQDLVMKNRMQRKLGQITGTCFQRCAGLDSISVMHSITYDIDQAHGTEYHPRFIRFLERLQKHNQIIAAGMTDPKGDRSKAPHEQADQDLFMRITDRNENGVFVSGAKAHMTGGLNSHWMMVLPTMRLSEHDKDFAIIGVVPLQAEGLTYIYGRQSCDTRAMEAGDVDKGNAQYAGQEVLAVFDNVFIPWEHIFMDGEYEFAAPMVERFTSYHRASYVCKTGLGDVMVGAAATIAEYNGLEKVSHIRDKLVEMTHLNETIYSSSIASAHESKPLPSGAWINDSMLANVCKHNVTRFPYEISRLAQDLAGGLMVTLPSQQDFESEETGALLDKYFKGREDIPTADRVKILRLIENMTLGRNAVGYLTESMHGAGSPQAQRIQILRGMNVDQKKWHAKKLAGIQQVD; encoded by the coding sequence ATGAATGATATGGTGCAGCAAAAATTACGATCACAGTACACGGCCGACGACGTGTGGAGCCAGTTCAAGCCCATCGTGACCGGCGATGACTATGTGGAAAGCCTGCGTGGGCGTAATCTCACGGTCTACCTTTTTGGTGAGCAGATCAAAGAGCCCGTTGACCATCCTATGATCTGGCCCTCTATTAATGCCTTGAAAGCAACCTATGATCTGGCCACCGATGAGCCTGAACTTGCCTCCGCCACCAGCCATCTGAACGGTGAGAAAGTAAATCGGTTCCTGCACATTCCCCACAGTGCCCAGGATCTGGTAATGAAAAATCGCATGCAGCGTAAACTGGGGCAGATTACCGGTACGTGTTTTCAGCGTTGCGCGGGTCTGGATTCGATCAGCGTCATGCACTCCATTACTTATGACATCGATCAGGCTCACGGTACTGAGTATCATCCACGCTTTATTCGGTTTCTGGAGCGCTTGCAGAAGCATAACCAAATCATTGCTGCCGGGATGACGGATCCGAAAGGGGATCGCAGTAAAGCGCCCCATGAGCAGGCTGATCAGGATCTGTTTATGCGGATCACCGACCGCAACGAAAACGGTGTGTTTGTCAGCGGTGCCAAGGCACATATGACCGGTGGTTTGAACTCCCACTGGATGATGGTGCTGCCCACTATGCGTTTGAGTGAGCATGACAAAGATTTTGCCATCATTGGTGTTGTTCCCCTGCAAGCAGAAGGATTGACGTATATCTACGGCCGCCAATCCTGTGACACGCGCGCTATGGAAGCCGGTGATGTGGATAAGGGCAACGCTCAATACGCCGGTCAGGAAGTGCTGGCGGTATTTGACAATGTATTTATCCCCTGGGAACACATTTTCATGGATGGTGAATATGAATTTGCCGCCCCCATGGTGGAGCGATTCACTTCTTATCATCGTGCCAGTTATGTATGTAAAACGGGTCTGGGTGATGTCATGGTGGGTGCCGCTGCCACCATCGCGGAGTACAACGGACTGGAAAAGGTTTCCCACATTCGTGACAAACTGGTGGAAATGACCCACCTGAACGAGACAATCTATTCTTCCAGTATCGCCTCTGCACATGAATCCAAGCCATTGCCGTCCGGTGCCTGGATCAATGATTCCATGCTCGCCAATGTGTGCAAACACAACGTTACCCGGTTCCCCTATGAGATCTCGCGTTTGGCTCAGGATCTAGCCGGTGGCTTGATGGTAACTTTGCCATCCCAGCAGGATTTTGAATCAGAAGAAACCGGAGCGTTACTGGATAAATACTTCAAAGGCCGTGAGGACATACCCACAGCAGATAGAGTAAAAATCCTCCGTTTAATTGAAAACATGACTCTGGGCCGTAATGCTGTGGGTTATCTCACCGAGTCCATGCATGGTGCCGGGTCACCCCAGGCTCAACGCATTCAAATTCTGCGTGGAATGAATGTGGATCAGAAGAAATGGCATGCGAAAAAACTCGCTGGTATACAGCAGGTTGATTAA
- a CDS encoding SIR2 family NAD-dependent protein deacylase produces MNQPITDRKTAILSARTLLQQCEKIVCFSGAGLSAESGISTFRDSETDALWSRYDPTQLASPEGFAADPKLVIDWYNWRRDAIAQANPNPAHLALAQRPDIIQITQNVDDLLERAGCKQESVIHLHGNITHDRCHQRCGFQQKIDLANPPPLRNCPMCDAPLRPAVVWFGETLPAWAWQQAEQHCQLADCMLVIGTSASVYPAASLIELTKAQGGKVIVINTHPSGASTLADMELIGPCGEWLPELLS; encoded by the coding sequence ATGAATCAGCCTATTACAGATCGCAAAACCGCAATCCTTTCCGCCAGAACGCTACTGCAGCAATGTGAAAAAATCGTCTGCTTTTCCGGAGCCGGATTGAGTGCAGAATCAGGCATTTCAACGTTTCGTGATAGCGAAACCGACGCACTGTGGAGCCGATATGATCCCACCCAACTGGCCTCGCCGGAAGGTTTTGCCGCTGACCCCAAACTGGTCATTGACTGGTATAACTGGCGTCGCGATGCCATTGCCCAGGCTAACCCCAACCCGGCACATCTGGCGTTAGCCCAGCGCCCGGACATTATTCAGATCACCCAGAATGTGGACGACTTACTAGAGCGAGCTGGCTGCAAGCAGGAATCCGTTATTCACCTCCATGGCAACATTACCCACGATCGCTGTCACCAACGCTGCGGATTCCAACAAAAAATCGACCTTGCCAACCCCCCACCACTGCGCAACTGCCCCATGTGCGACGCGCCTCTGCGGCCAGCCGTAGTGTGGTTTGGTGAAACACTGCCTGCATGGGCCTGGCAACAGGCGGAGCAACACTGCCAACTGGCGGACTGTATGCTGGTTATTGGAACCAGTGCCAGCGTCTATCCTGCCGCCAGTCTGATTGAGTTAACCAAAGCCCAGGGAGGCAAGGTAATTGTGATAAACACCCATCCGAGCGGTGCAAGCACACTGGCCGACATGGAACTAATCGGCCCCTGCGGTGAATGGCTACCTGAATTGTTGAGTTAA
- a CDS encoding 7TMR-DISM family protein, translating into MRWLVVLFSCLIVFPVVLAKHHGHTDASFSLDIRHALDSDHLTTIEDAIAYDWGSADPSKVNYGSSSSGHWFYFEMPLVQLADGESVVVEVHYPTVDYLAFYVVDERGQITQNYVTGTDFPFDSRPIWDDDYSFPVNPALDGRRVFIHAKTSNSLQMPIRIYSEQDFYEKEEWNLILWGAYYGTMLVMAVYSLMNGLIIRERLYFYYSIYVASTALFESSLNGHGFAYLWPDAPAFNNASITLFFCLYSCFGTAFALTLLDARRYSPRLYVLGQGVIAGGIVLGMISIVSLNDYAFYATYLALAFASVMMALGIKSVADGHFLGWYFVVGWSVLLISIGIFSLNLLGYLPSNVLIYHSKEIGSVFEIIVFSLAMSAIYRHEKAERSRINITLDMMKQRLQKRINIVNNKSGFLEIPQLEKHLKDIRDLDRRIHSELGRVLVISVMVIDKTTHRPDYIALGDCLKALFNSRITVFPFKTATEGLPGEVTVLLFPLHNKFEAEGVIERVEQWNFALGEQYDLHFGYAISHLTDKYDVDYIEESFHYLEEAVHKKSMSYSIDDTLTFVHRNGVTA; encoded by the coding sequence ATGCGATGGCTAGTTGTGTTGTTTTCATGCCTGATTGTCTTTCCTGTGGTGCTGGCGAAACACCATGGCCACACCGATGCCTCATTTTCCCTTGATATCCGCCATGCGTTGGACAGCGACCATCTGACAACGATTGAAGATGCCATTGCCTATGACTGGGGCAGCGCCGATCCTTCCAAGGTCAACTATGGTTCCTCCAGCTCGGGACACTGGTTTTACTTTGAGATGCCGCTGGTTCAGCTGGCAGACGGCGAGAGCGTGGTGGTGGAGGTGCATTACCCCACCGTGGACTATTTAGCGTTCTATGTCGTAGATGAGCGTGGGCAGATTACCCAGAACTACGTTACTGGAACCGACTTTCCGTTTGATTCACGCCCCATATGGGATGATGACTACAGCTTTCCGGTGAACCCAGCCCTGGATGGCCGCCGCGTATTTATTCACGCTAAAACCTCGAACTCTCTGCAAATGCCTATTCGTATTTATTCCGAACAGGATTTTTATGAGAAAGAAGAGTGGAATCTGATTTTGTGGGGGGCGTACTACGGCACCATGCTGGTGATGGCTGTTTACAGCCTGATGAATGGCTTGATTATCAGGGAACGGCTCTACTTTTACTATTCAATCTATGTGGCTTCCACCGCGTTATTTGAGTCGTCCTTGAATGGTCATGGTTTTGCCTATCTATGGCCCGATGCTCCCGCCTTTAATAACGCATCGATCACGCTGTTTTTCTGTCTTTATAGTTGCTTTGGAACGGCATTCGCGCTGACGTTGCTGGATGCCAGGCGCTATAGCCCCCGATTGTATGTTCTGGGGCAAGGCGTCATTGCCGGTGGCATTGTGCTGGGGATGATCTCTATTGTGTCGTTGAATGACTATGCTTTTTATGCAACGTATTTAGCGTTGGCTTTTGCGTCAGTCATGATGGCGTTGGGTATCAAGTCCGTGGCAGATGGCCATTTTCTGGGGTGGTACTTTGTGGTGGGTTGGTCCGTCCTATTGATTTCCATCGGTATTTTCTCTTTGAATCTGCTGGGTTACCTTCCTTCTAATGTTTTGATCTATCACAGCAAGGAGATCGGCTCGGTTTTCGAGATCATCGTATTCTCACTGGCGATGTCGGCGATTTATCGTCATGAAAAAGCTGAGCGCAGCCGTATTAATATTACGTTGGACATGATGAAGCAGCGTCTGCAGAAGCGTATCAACATTGTGAATAATAAAAGCGGTTTTCTGGAAATTCCCCAGCTGGAAAAGCACCTGAAAGATATTCGTGATCTTGATCGTCGAATTCATTCTGAGTTAGGGCGGGTGCTGGTTATTTCGGTGATGGTTATCGATAAAACCACTCACCGGCCTGATTACATTGCACTGGGTGACTGTTTAAAGGCGTTGTTTAACAGTCGCATTACGGTGTTTCCTTTCAAGACAGCAACGGAAGGCCTGCCCGGCGAGGTTACCGTTTTGCTGTTTCCGTTGCATAATAAGTTCGAGGCGGAGGGGGTGATAGAGCGAGTGGAGCAGTGGAATTTTGCGTTAGGTGAGCAATACGATTTGCATTTTGGCTATGCGATATCCCATCTTACCGACAAGTATGATGTGGATTACATCGAAGAATCCTTCCACTATCTGGAAGAGGCGGTACACAAAAAGTCCATGTCCTATTCCATCGACGACACACTCACCTTCGTGCATCGCAACGGTGTCACTGCCTGA